One Candidatus Omnitrophota bacterium DNA segment encodes these proteins:
- the argF gene encoding ornithine carbamoyltransferase, whose amino-acid sequence MKKDLLSIRDLTGEQIDSIFKLSSLLKKNKKKFSKVLFGKTLVLIFQKPSNRTRVSFEVGMYQLGGNSLYLSPSEINIGVRESVKDVAKTISRYVNGIVLRTFEHKNCLDMALAATVPVINGLSDFSHPCQGLADVFTIKEKLKSLKNITLAYIGDGNNVCNSLLFAASKCGMNITIGAPNGYFPSEQVVECSKEIAQETGSKIKVTQDPVEAVKGAQVVYTDVWASMGQEEEVAKRKIIFKDFQINAKLLSFAAPGALVMHCLPAHRGEEITDEVMDSKNSIVFDQAENRMHVQKAILIKLLKGAKSK is encoded by the coding sequence ATGAAAAAAGACCTGCTTTCAATCAGAGATTTAACGGGCGAGCAGATTGATTCTATTTTTAAACTTTCCAGCCTGCTTAAAAAGAATAAGAAGAAATTTAGTAAGGTTTTATTTGGTAAAACCTTAGTTTTGATTTTTCAGAAACCATCTAATAGGACAAGAGTTTCTTTTGAAGTGGGTATGTATCAGTTGGGAGGAAATTCCTTATACTTGTCGCCAAGTGAAATTAATATCGGAGTAAGAGAAAGTGTAAAGGATGTTGCTAAAACCATCTCTCGCTATGTCAATGGGATTGTTCTAAGAACTTTTGAGCACAAAAATTGTTTAGATATGGCGCTTGCGGCGACGGTTCCGGTTATAAATGGGTTATCGGATTTCTCTCATCCATGTCAGGGTTTGGCCGACGTTTTTACGATCAAGGAAAAATTAAAAAGCTTAAAAAATATTACTTTAGCTTATATTGGCGATGGTAATAATGTTTGTAACTCTTTGCTTTTTGCAGCCAGTAAATGCGGGATGAATATTACAATTGGTGCGCCAAATGGCTATTTTCCAAGTGAGCAGGTAGTTGAGTGTTCAAAGGAGATTGCGCAGGAGACAGGCAGTAAAATAAAGGTTACGCAGGATCCGGTTGAGGCGGTAAAAGGTGCGCAAGTTGTTTATACCGATGTTTGGGCCAGTATGGGGCAGGAGGAAGAGGTTGCCAAAAGAAAAATTATCTTTAAGGATTTTCAAATTAATGCTAAACTTTTATCCTTTGCTGCGCCGGGAGCTTTAGTGATGCATTGTTTACCTGCGCATAGAGGCGAAGAGATAACTGATGAGGTTATGGATAGTAAGAATTCGATTGTCTTTGATCAGGCTGAAAATAGAATGCACGTACAGAAGGCAATATTAATTAAGCTTTTAAAAGGAGCTAAATCTAAATAA
- a CDS encoding argininosuccinate synthase — MKKIVLAYSGGLDTSCIVRWLKERSYEVVCFVADLGQGLGQGEDFEVIEKRALAAGASKVYIRDLQEEFIHDFIIPALKANAVYEGKYLLATALGRPLIAKYLVQIAHKEKASAIAHGCTGKGNDQVRLEVAVGILDSKLEIIAPVREWEFKSRDEEIEYALKYNIPIDVTKKKPYSIDRNLWGISIEAGVLENLEQEPPEDAYMITKSPTHNASYPRYIGITFAKGVPVKIDGKIFKAKNLITYLNEVGGQFGVGRSDMVENRLVGIKSREIYEAPAATILYTAHKELEALVLDRELAHFKEMISLKYADLVYYGLWFSALKDALDGFVDKTQKLVSGTIKLKLSKGSCVVVGRKSNNSLYKKELSTYGKEDKFDQKLAEGFIKLWGMPYKR, encoded by the coding sequence ATGAAGAAAATAGTATTGGCTTATTCGGGTGGTTTAGATACCTCTTGTATTGTTAGATGGTTGAAAGAAAGAAGCTATGAGGTAGTGTGTTTTGTTGCAGATCTCGGTCAGGGTTTAGGCCAGGGAGAAGATTTTGAAGTAATTGAAAAACGGGCGCTGGCCGCAGGTGCATCTAAAGTTTATATTCGTGATCTTCAAGAGGAATTTATTCATGATTTTATAATTCCAGCTTTAAAGGCTAATGCAGTTTATGAAGGTAAATATCTTTTGGCTACGGCTTTAGGCCGGCCATTGATTGCCAAATATCTGGTTCAGATTGCGCATAAAGAAAAAGCAAGCGCAATTGCTCATGGTTGCACAGGTAAAGGCAATGATCAGGTAAGGCTTGAGGTTGCAGTAGGCATATTGGATTCGAAGCTAGAGATTATTGCACCGGTAAGAGAGTGGGAATTCAAATCGCGGGATGAAGAGATTGAATATGCCTTAAAATATAATATTCCGATCGATGTAACTAAAAAGAAGCCTTATAGCATTGATAGAAATCTTTGGGGAATAAGTATTGAAGCCGGTGTCTTGGAGAATCTCGAGCAGGAGCCTCCGGAAGACGCCTATATGATTACTAAGAGCCCGACGCATAACGCAAGCTATCCTAGGTATATTGGGATAACTTTTGCAAAGGGAGTACCCGTAAAGATTGATGGGAAAATTTTTAAAGCCAAAAACTTGATTACTTATCTTAATGAAGTAGGAGGGCAGTTCGGAGTAGGCAGAAGCGATATGGTTGAGAATAGGTTGGTAGGGATTAAATCCCGGGAGATTTATGAGGCGCCTGCTGCTACTATTCTTTATACCGCGCATAAAGAATTAGAGGCTTTAGTTTTAGATAGAGAGCTGGCACATTTTAAAGAAATGATTAGCCTTAAATATGCCGATTTGGTTTATTATGGGCTGTGGTTTTCTGCTCTAAAAGATGCATTGGATGGTTTTGTGGATAAGACGCAAAAGTTAGTAAGCGGTACGATTAAATTAAAATTGTCTAAAGGTTCTTGTGTTGTAGTGGGGCGAAAATCAAATAATTCACTATATAAGAAAGAATTAAGTACATACGGTAAAGAAGATAAATTTGACCAAAAGTTAGCCGAAGGTTTTATTAAACTTTGGGGCATGCCTTATAAGAGGTAA
- the argH gene encoding argininosuccinate lyase, which produces MSKKLWGTRFGKKTNILTDKFTSSIAFDKRLAKYDILGSIAHAKMLGKQKIIPLKDSQQIVRGLNVLLKDVISGKFKFDPDAEDIHSNIQELLVKKVGDSAHKLHTARSRNDQIALDIKMYLKSEVDDLVEYIRELQKSILKLAESNSFVVIPGYTHLQVAQPVLLGHHLLCYIEGLERDKDRILDAKKRIDVMPLGACAFSGTGLPIDREFVRKELGFSTITANSIDSVSDRDFILEVLAQLTILSVHLSRIAEDLILWSTKEFNFIDIDFSFCTGSSIMPHKKNPDILELIRGSVGKIHGDLSSVMILMKGLPSSYNRDLQMDKPPLFDAVDTVKDILEILAVLFQNIVIEKEAIACKVQDESLFSVDIVEYLIAKGISYRKSHDIVGLMVRDCLDKGKKISSLSNSELKKYSEKLAPDVRNILNAWDSVNRKTSFGSTNPKLVAKQLYKWEKEFTKNR; this is translated from the coding sequence ATGTCCAAGAAACTTTGGGGAACAAGGTTTGGCAAGAAAACCAACATACTTACTGATAAGTTTACTTCATCGATAGCATTTGATAAAAGATTAGCCAAGTATGATATCTTAGGCAGTATTGCCCATGCCAAAATGCTGGGTAAGCAAAAAATTATTCCCCTAAAAGATAGTCAGCAGATTGTTAGGGGCCTGAATGTGTTACTTAAAGACGTAATCAGCGGTAAATTTAAATTTGATCCAGATGCCGAGGATATTCATTCGAATATTCAGGAGTTATTAGTTAAGAAAGTTGGTGATTCGGCGCATAAATTACATACTGCCCGTTCTCGCAATGACCAGATTGCTCTGGATATAAAGATGTATTTAAAAAGCGAAGTTGATGATCTGGTTGAGTATATTAGGGAGTTGCAGAAATCCATATTGAAACTTGCTGAATCGAATTCGTTCGTGGTAATTCCCGGATATACGCATCTACAGGTTGCCCAGCCAGTATTATTGGGTCACCATTTATTATGCTATATCGAAGGGCTAGAAAGAGATAAAGACAGGATTTTGGATGCTAAGAAAAGAATAGATGTAATGCCTTTGGGAGCTTGTGCGTTTTCCGGAACAGGCTTGCCTATTGACCGGGAGTTTGTTAGAAAAGAACTTGGGTTTAGTACTATAACTGCCAATAGTATTGATAGCGTTAGCGACAGGGATTTTATCCTTGAGGTGCTTGCCCAACTTACGATACTTTCTGTTCATTTATCACGCATTGCCGAGGATTTGATACTCTGGAGTACGAAAGAATTTAATTTTATCGATATCGATTTTTCTTTCTGTACTGGATCCAGTATCATGCCGCATAAAAAGAATCCGGATATTCTGGAGCTAATCCGGGGCTCGGTCGGTAAAATTCACGGAGATCTTTCCAGTGTCATGATTTTGATGAAGGGGCTGCCTTCATCTTATAACCGGGATTTACAGATGGATAAACCTCCGCTTTTTGATGCTGTGGATACGGTTAAAGATATCTTAGAGATTCTTGCAGTGCTTTTCCAAAATATTGTAATCGAGAAAGAGGCGATTGCTTGCAAGGTGCAGGATGAATCTTTATTTTCCGTTGATATCGTCGAATACCTGATTGCTAAGGGTATCTCCTATAGAAAATCGCATGATATCGTTGGGCTAATGGTTAGGGATTGCCTGGATAAAGGCAAAAAAATATCAAGTTTATCTAATAGTGAATTGAAGAAATATTCAGAAAAGTTAGCTCCTGATGTCAGAAATATCCTGAATGCCTGGGATTCGGTAAACCGAAAAACTTCCTTTGGTAGTACGAATCCTAAGTTGGTAGCTAAGCAGTTATATAAATGGGAAAAAGAATTTACCAAGAATAGATAA
- the lysA gene encoding diaminopimelate decarboxylase: protein MHDFKYKGNNFYCENVRVEELAGRFGTPLYVYSYKTLTDHYKKLKSAFARINPLICYSVKANSNLSILKALVAKGAGLDIVSGGELFRALKVGCPAQRIVYASVGKTDNEITAALSKGILFFNVESLAELENINRISGRLKKNTRVAIRINPDVEAKTHKYVTTGKITNKFGIDLGSAYSILLMRSKFKNLNICGLHIHIGSQITDSAPFEAAIKKISDFILRLEHKGICLEYLNIGGGMGIIYDRETPQTAQIYAGKIIPLLEKTGLKIIMEPGRFIVGNAGILVTKILYIKHTPKKKFIIVDAGMNDLIRPALYSAYHNILALHKNLKTEKADVVGPICESGDFLAKERLVPKVKEGNYLVVMGAGAYGFSMSSNYNSRLRPAEIMVNGNNVSIICKRENFEDLVRNEKT from the coding sequence ATGCACGATTTTAAATATAAGGGAAATAATTTTTATTGCGAGAATGTAAGAGTTGAGGAATTGGCTGGCCGTTTCGGTACGCCTCTTTATGTTTATAGCTATAAAACTCTTACGGATCACTATAAAAAACTAAAATCCGCATTTGCCAGAATTAATCCGCTTATCTGTTATTCTGTAAAAGCAAATTCAAATCTATCGATATTAAAAGCCTTAGTAGCAAAGGGTGCCGGTTTGGATATTGTTTCAGGAGGCGAGCTTTTTCGTGCTCTTAAAGTTGGGTGTCCTGCGCAAAGAATAGTTTATGCTTCTGTGGGTAAAACCGATAATGAAATTACTGCGGCTTTATCAAAAGGTATTTTATTTTTTAATGTCGAATCACTTGCCGAGCTAGAGAATATTAACCGCATATCGGGCAGGCTTAAAAAAAATACCCGCGTGGCTATTCGCATTAATCCTGACGTAGAGGCTAAAACTCATAAATATGTTACTACGGGAAAAATTACGAATAAATTCGGGATTGATTTAGGCAGCGCTTACTCGATTCTGCTAATGCGCTCTAAATTTAAAAATTTAAATATTTGCGGTTTGCATATTCATATTGGATCACAGATTACCGATAGCGCTCCATTTGAGGCCGCGATCAAAAAAATATCGGATTTTATTCTGCGCCTGGAGCATAAAGGAATCTGCCTAGAATATTTAAATATCGGTGGAGGTATGGGTATTATTTATGACCGTGAAACTCCGCAAACTGCCCAGATCTACGCTGGGAAAATCATTCCGCTTTTAGAGAAAACCGGGCTTAAAATAATTATGGAACCGGGAAGGTTTATTGTTGGCAATGCCGGAATTCTGGTTACAAAAATTTTATATATTAAGCATACTCCGAAAAAGAAATTTATCATCGTAGATGCTGGAATGAATGATTTGATTCGTCCTGCGCTGTACTCTGCGTATCATAATATTCTGGCTTTGCATAAAAATTTAAAAACTGAGAAAGCTGATGTGGTCGGCCCCATTTGTGAAAGCGGTGATTTTTTAGCCAAAGAACGGCTTGTTCCAAAAGTTAAAGAAGGGAATTATTTAGTAGTGATGGGGGCGGGGGCATATGGTTTCAGTATGTCCAGTAATTATAACTCACGTTTGCGTCCTGCAGAGATTATGGTAAATGGGAATAATGTATCTATAATTTGTAAAAGAGAGAATTTTGAGGATTTAGTTCGAAATGAAAAAACTTAA
- the dapF gene encoding diaminopimelate epimerase → MKKLNFTKMVGSGNDFVVINDSRLGNLSVLARRLCDRKFGIGADGLLILGKSKKANISMRIFNADGSEAQMCGNGARCAVLFSGKKKLKLDTGAGIINGQVYGDCVKIQITDPKNIKLDIPIKVNGRLIRVNFIDTGVPHVVVFVNGIDCINVNHIGWIIRNHIKFSPKGTNVNFVEVKGNNLIQIRTYERGVEGETLACGTGSTACALIFALKNNLDDLVKVKTQGSEILKVHFQRTVCKFSDVWLEGSAKIVYKGEYYV, encoded by the coding sequence ATGAAAAAACTTAATTTTACCAAGATGGTTGGTTCAGGGAATGATTTTGTTGTGATTAATGATAGTCGCCTGGGGAATTTATCTGTATTAGCTAGGAGATTGTGTGATAGAAAATTTGGTATCGGAGCTGATGGCCTGCTTATATTGGGGAAATCTAAAAAAGCTAACATCAGTATGAGAATATTTAATGCTGATGGATCAGAAGCGCAGATGTGTGGTAATGGAGCTCGCTGCGCTGTTTTATTTAGTGGTAAGAAAAAACTTAAACTCGATACTGGCGCCGGAATAATAAATGGTCAAGTTTATGGGGATTGTGTAAAGATTCAGATTACTGACCCCAAAAATATAAAATTAGATATTCCTATAAAAGTAAATGGTAGGTTAATAAGAGTAAATTTTATTGATACTGGTGTTCCGCATGTGGTAGTTTTTGTAAACGGTATCGATTGTATTAATGTGAACCATATTGGTTGGATTATTCGAAATCATATAAAATTTTCCCCTAAAGGCACAAATGTAAATTTTGTAGAAGTAAAGGGTAATAATCTTATTCAGATTCGTACCTATGAGAGGGGAGTAGAGGGTGAGACTCTGGCTTGTGGCACAGGAAGTACTGCTTGCGCTTTAATTTTTGCTTTAAAAAATAATCTGGATGATTTAGTTAAGGTTAAGACGCAGGGTAGCGAGATTCTGAAGGTTCATTTTCAGAGAACTGTTTGTAAATTTAGCGATGTTTGGTTGGAAGGCAGCGCAAAAATAGTCTACAAAGGAGAATATTATGTTTAA
- the dapA gene encoding 4-hydroxy-tetrahydrodipicolinate synthase, whose product MFKGSIVAIVTPFSAKGGSASGGKNLKVDEKKLRELIDFQIKNGTSGIVPCGTTGESATLNFDEHESVIQITIDQVKKRVPVIAGTGSNSTEEAIMLTKQAASSGASASLQVSPYYNRPTQKGLYEHFKAIAQSVKIPIILYNIAGRTGVNIEPETIAKLANDCKNIVAVKEASASLDQMSRIKQLCPKDFDLISGDDGLTLPVLSIGGTGIISVVANIVPKDVADLVSAFEKGDIKASRKLHYKLLPLIKAVFLETNPIPIKTAMGLLGMCQSDLRLPMCSMSESNLEKLKKALRDYGLLK is encoded by the coding sequence ATGTTTAAGGGCTCAATCGTAGCCATAGTCACGCCGTTTTCCGCCAAAGGCGGATCCGCCTCCGGAGGGAAAAATCTAAAGGTGGATGAAAAGAAATTGCGTGAGCTTATTGATTTTCAGATTAAAAACGGTACCAGCGGTATCGTGCCTTGCGGGACTACCGGTGAAAGTGCAACTTTAAATTTTGATGAACATGAGTCCGTAATTCAGATTACTATTGACCAGGTTAAAAAAAGAGTCCCAGTAATCGCCGGAACCGGTTCAAATTCTACTGAAGAAGCAATTATGCTTACTAAACAAGCAGCTAGTTCCGGCGCTAGCGCTTCTTTACAGGTTAGCCCATATTATAACCGTCCTACACAAAAAGGTTTATATGAACATTTTAAAGCAATTGCTCAGTCGGTAAAAATTCCGATCATCCTTTATAATATTGCAGGACGCACTGGAGTAAACATTGAGCCGGAAACAATTGCAAAATTAGCCAATGATTGTAAAAATATTGTGGCGGTAAAAGAGGCATCTGCAAGTCTTGACCAGATGTCGCGGATAAAGCAGCTCTGCCCAAAAGATTTTGATTTGATTTCAGGGGATGACGGTTTAACATTACCGGTGTTAAGTATTGGAGGCACCGGAATAATTTCCGTAGTTGCCAATATTGTCCCAAAAGATGTTGCGGATTTAGTTTCTGCTTTTGAAAAAGGGGATATTAAAGCATCCAGGAAATTACATTATAAGTTATTACCTTTAATTAAAGCGGTATTTCTAGAGACTAATCCTATACCGATTAAAACAGCAATGGGTTTATTGGGGATGTGCCAATCGGATTTGCGTCTTCCGATGTGTAGCATGTCGGAGAGTAATTTGGAGAAGCTTAAAAAAGCTTTAAGGGATTATGGTCTTTTAAAATAA
- the dapB gene encoding 4-hydroxy-tetrahydrodipicolinate reductase: MMIKIGIAGACGKMGRRIFELAGFDKDLEVAFLLEKKGTSLIGRDMGKLKVSSNPDGLFLVDALIDFTLPEATDEHLDYVARYKKALVLGTTGLTDTQKNKIEEVSKVVPIVFSPNMSIGVNVLFSFLPEIAKKLGPDYSVEIVEAHHKAKKDAPSGTAKKLAEVITQVTKKDIPMHSIRLGDIFGDHTVIFCGISERIEIKHQAHSRDLFAVGALKAVKWIIGKPAGLYSMQDVLK, translated from the coding sequence ATGATGATAAAAATAGGGATTGCAGGAGCCTGTGGAAAAATGGGCAGGCGTATTTTTGAGCTTGCCGGATTTGATAAGGATCTGGAGGTGGCTTTTCTTCTTGAGAAAAAAGGTACTTCTTTGATTGGTAGAGATATGGGAAAATTAAAAGTTTCATCTAATCCGGATGGTTTATTCCTGGTTGATGCATTGATCGACTTTACTTTGCCTGAAGCAACTGATGAACATTTAGATTATGTTGCTAGATATAAAAAAGCACTTGTTTTGGGAACTACAGGATTAACTGATACCCAAAAAAATAAGATAGAAGAGGTTTCTAAGGTTGTTCCGATAGTTTTTTCACCGAATATGTCAATCGGCGTAAATGTCTTGTTTTCATTTCTCCCTGAAATAGCTAAAAAATTGGGCCCGGATTATAGCGTAGAGATTGTGGAAGCACATCATAAAGCTAAAAAAGATGCGCCTAGCGGTACGGCAAAGAAGTTAGCCGAGGTTATCACTCAAGTTACTAAAAAAGATATTCCCATGCATTCCATTCGTTTAGGTGATATCTTTGGAGATCATACGGTTATCTTTTGCGGTATTTCTGAGCGTATAGAGATAAAGCATCAGGCGCATTCACGCGATTTGTTTGCTGTCGGGGCACTAAAAGCAGTCAAATGGATTATCGGTAAACCTGCAGGATTATATTCTATGCAGGATGTTTTAAAATAA
- a CDS encoding LL-diaminopimelate aminotransferase, which yields MFKVSNKLNFLPPYLFLEIDKAKRQARAEGRDIIDLGIGDPDQPTPKFIIEALNLAAQDSANHRYALDQGMPVLRSAIAGWYKRRFNVDLNPDTEVLPLIGSKEGIAHFPLAFLNQGDVSLVPDPCYPPYKGGTILAGGRPYLLPLLASNSFLPDLSKISFFTRKKAKIIFVNYPNNPTGGCASDDFYKQLIEFSVKNKIIIISDLAYSEMAYDGYKPPSLLEFSGAKETVIEFHSLSKTYNMTGWRIGWACGNSALVGALAKVKSNIDSGIFSAIQLAGVRALEGPQDYLKSMCALYQQRRDILVEGLNSLGWQVMKPKATFYVWIKVPPQESSISFAGRLLKDVNIVVTPGTGFGKYGEGYIRMALTVSVERVKEALERIKKIT from the coding sequence ATGTTTAAAGTTTCAAATAAACTAAATTTTCTTCCACCTTATTTGTTTTTAGAGATTGATAAAGCCAAGCGTCAGGCGCGCGCCGAAGGCAGGGATATCATTGACCTAGGAATAGGTGATCCTGACCAGCCGACTCCAAAATTCATTATTGAAGCTCTAAATCTGGCTGCGCAGGATTCGGCCAACCATCGTTATGCTTTAGATCAAGGTATGCCGGTATTACGCAGCGCAATCGCAGGTTGGTATAAGCGTAGGTTTAATGTTGATTTAAATCCGGATACAGAAGTTTTACCACTGATTGGTTCAAAAGAGGGTATTGCGCATTTTCCTTTAGCTTTTCTAAATCAAGGGGACGTTTCCCTTGTTCCTGATCCGTGCTACCCTCCGTATAAAGGCGGAACAATTCTGGCAGGAGGTAGGCCTTATCTTTTACCGTTGTTGGCATCAAATTCATTTCTTCCCGATTTAAGCAAAATTTCATTTTTTACTCGTAAAAAAGCAAAAATAATATTTGTTAATTATCCGAATAATCCAACTGGCGGTTGTGCAAGTGATGATTTTTATAAGCAACTTATCGAATTTTCCGTCAAAAATAAAATCATAATTATTTCGGATTTAGCTTATTCGGAAATGGCTTATGATGGATATAAACCGCCTAGCTTACTAGAGTTTTCAGGAGCAAAAGAAACTGTGATCGAGTTTCATTCTTTGTCAAAAACTTATAATATGACTGGTTGGCGCATCGGATGGGCATGTGGCAATTCTGCTTTAGTTGGCGCATTAGCAAAGGTAAAATCCAATATCGATTCGGGAATATTTTCCGCTATCCAACTTGCTGGAGTTAGAGCTTTAGAAGGGCCACAGGATTATTTAAAATCAATGTGTGCGCTCTATCAGCAGAGAAGGGATATTTTAGTCGAAGGACTTAATTCTTTAGGTTGGCAGGTAATGAAACCAAAAGCGACATTTTATGTTTGGATTAAAGTTCCGCCGCAGGAGAGTTCCATAAGTTTTGCTGGACGACTCTTAAAAGATGTTAATATTGTGGTGACTCCAGGAACAGGGTTTGGTAAATATGGGGAAGGTTATATTCGTATGGCTTTAACTGTTTCTGTTGAGAGGGTTAAAGAGGCTTTAGAGCGCATAAAGAAGATTACTTAA